In one window of Skermanella rosea DNA:
- a CDS encoding methyl-accepting chemotaxis protein, producing MNTLTDFKIQTKVFISFGLVLAVSAGLGLFALVRLADMNAITEQLRDRWLPSIGYVGEFLTGANEYRTYESGHVSEVNIDLMLERERFAQALVERIEATRRKYEEFEISGREREVYDQYLAAWNRYVQATKTVFQLSRERQKEEASKVFLNDSRNAFRDMKKHAEELVRVTIASGQSVGDVSSTIYGMTWKLVVAAMVAALVVCSLAGLFLVASISRPIRALSETMGLLAKGRLDTAVTGAGRRDEIGQMASAVQVFKDGLVTAKELQAGQAAEQVAKEQRSARIEGLIRQFEQQAVAVLGGVTAAADQLDDTAQGMTAVADRTLRQSTASAAAAEQTSANVQTVASATEEMTSTLQSISRQVSQSSMVATSAVEEAGQTNETVRGLSDAAQRIGEVIGLIQTIAEQTNLLALNATIEAARAGEAGKGFAVVASEVKSLANQTARATEDITTQVAAMREATGGAVGAIQGIGKTISSIHEIATSIAGAVEEQNAATYEIARNVQQAAQGTQEVSANLSEVSQAAAQTGAAASQVLGAAKELGRQATTLRREIEQFLSGIRAA from the coding sequence TGAATACCCTCACCGACTTCAAGATCCAGACGAAGGTGTTCATTTCCTTCGGGCTGGTGCTTGCCGTGTCCGCAGGGCTGGGGCTTTTCGCCCTGGTCCGGCTGGCCGACATGAACGCGATCACCGAACAGCTCCGGGACCGCTGGCTGCCCAGCATCGGCTATGTCGGGGAATTCCTCACCGGCGCCAACGAGTACCGGACCTACGAGTCGGGCCACGTGTCCGAGGTGAATATCGACCTTATGCTGGAACGGGAGCGTTTCGCCCAGGCGCTGGTCGAGCGGATCGAGGCGACCCGGAGGAAATACGAGGAATTCGAGATCTCCGGCCGCGAACGGGAGGTCTATGATCAGTATCTGGCAGCCTGGAACCGCTACGTCCAAGCGACGAAGACGGTCTTCCAGCTCTCGCGCGAAAGGCAGAAGGAGGAGGCGTCCAAGGTCTTCCTGAACGACTCCCGCAACGCTTTTCGCGACATGAAGAAGCATGCCGAGGAACTGGTACGGGTGACCATCGCCTCCGGACAGTCGGTCGGCGACGTCTCCTCGACGATCTACGGGATGACCTGGAAGCTGGTCGTGGCCGCGATGGTCGCGGCGCTGGTCGTGTGCAGCCTTGCGGGCCTGTTCCTGGTCGCCTCGATCTCGCGGCCGATCCGAGCGCTGTCCGAGACGATGGGGTTGCTTGCCAAGGGGCGGCTCGACACCGCCGTGACCGGAGCCGGCCGCCGCGACGAGATCGGGCAGATGGCTTCCGCCGTCCAGGTATTCAAGGACGGGCTGGTGACGGCCAAGGAACTCCAGGCGGGGCAGGCCGCGGAGCAAGTCGCCAAGGAGCAGCGCTCCGCCCGGATCGAGGGCCTCATCCGCCAGTTCGAGCAGCAGGCCGTGGCGGTGCTCGGCGGCGTGACGGCGGCGGCGGACCAGCTCGACGATACCGCCCAGGGCATGACCGCGGTCGCCGACCGGACCCTGCGCCAGTCCACCGCGTCGGCCGCGGCGGCCGAGCAGACCTCGGCCAACGTCCAGACCGTGGCAAGCGCCACCGAGGAGATGACCAGCACGCTCCAGAGCATCTCGCGCCAAGTGTCCCAGTCGAGCATGGTCGCCACTTCGGCGGTGGAGGAGGCGGGGCAGACGAACGAGACGGTCCGCGGCCTGTCCGACGCCGCCCAGCGCATCGGGGAGGTGATCGGGCTGATCCAGACCATCGCCGAGCAGACCAACCTCCTGGCGCTCAACGCCACCATCGAGGCGGCCCGCGCCGGCGAGGCGGGCAAGGGCTTCGCGGTCGTCGCCTCCGAGGTGAAGAGCCTGGCGAATCAGACGGCGCGGGCGACGGAGGATATCACGACCCAGGTCGCCGCGATGCGCGAGGCGACCGGCGGGGCGGTCGGCGCGATCCAGGGCATCGGCAAGACGATTTCCTCAATCCACGAGATCGCGACCAGCATCGCCGGCGCGGTCGAGGAGCAGAACGCCGCGACCTATGAGATCGCGCGCAACGTCCAGCAGGCTGCCCAGGGCACGCAGGAGGTTTCGGCCAACCTGTCGGAGGTATCGCAGGCGGCGGCCCAGACCGGCGCGGCGGCCAGCCAGGTGCTGGGCGCCGCCAAGGAGCTGGGCAGGCAGGCGACCACCCTGCGCCGGGAGATCGAGCAGTTCCTGTCCGGAATCAGGGCGGCGTGA
- a CDS encoding arsinothricin resistance N-acetyltransferase ArsN1 family A has protein sequence MLTRPATPADAGSITEIYNQGIADRIGTFETEPRTVEQIRAWFEATGPLGPYPIVVTEDGGKVVAFASTSSYRSRGCYGGIAEFSVYVARDERGRGAGRAALAGLIEAARQAGYWKLVSRIFTENGASRRACAAVGFREVGTYLKHGKLDGVWRDVVIVERLIEENLT, from the coding sequence ATGCTGACCCGACCCGCCACCCCGGCCGATGCCGGTTCGATCACTGAAATCTACAACCAGGGCATCGCCGACCGGATCGGGACCTTCGAGACCGAACCCCGGACCGTCGAGCAGATCCGGGCCTGGTTCGAGGCGACCGGACCGCTCGGCCCCTACCCCATCGTGGTGACGGAGGACGGCGGCAAGGTCGTCGCCTTCGCCTCCACCTCCTCCTACCGGTCCCGGGGCTGCTACGGCGGCATCGCCGAGTTCTCGGTCTATGTCGCCCGGGACGAACGCGGGCGGGGCGCCGGCCGCGCGGCGCTCGCCGGGCTGATCGAGGCGGCCCGCCAGGCCGGCTACTGGAAGCTGGTGTCCCGCATCTTCACCGAGAATGGTGCCAGCCGCCGCGCCTGCGCCGCCGTGGGCTTCCGCGAGGTCGGGACATACCTGAAGCACGGCAAGCTGGACGGGGTCTGGCGCGACGTCGTGATAGTCGAACGGCTGATAGAAGAAAACCTGACCTGA
- a CDS encoding SDR family NAD(P)-dependent oxidoreductase → MSEPRLSNRVALITGASRGIGAAVAERFAAEGAHVILAARTVGGLEEADDRVRAKGGTATLVPVDLMDFDKIDQLGQSIFERFGRLDILVGNAAMLGDLSPVSHYAPKTWERVFALNVTANYRLIRSLDRLLRGSDAGRAMFVTSGVARSPVAYFGAYAASKAALEMMVMMYAREVALSPLKVNLLDPGVVRTKMRAHGFPGEDPMIHPAPEEITDRFVELAEPACQVHGEVVSV, encoded by the coding sequence ATGTCCGAACCCCGACTGTCGAACCGCGTCGCCCTGATCACGGGCGCCTCCCGAGGCATCGGCGCCGCCGTGGCGGAACGCTTCGCCGCGGAGGGGGCGCACGTCATCCTCGCGGCCCGCACCGTCGGGGGGCTGGAGGAAGCCGACGACCGGGTCCGCGCCAAGGGCGGCACCGCGACCCTGGTGCCGGTGGACCTGATGGACTTCGACAAGATCGACCAGCTCGGCCAGTCGATCTTCGAGCGGTTCGGCCGGCTCGACATCCTGGTCGGGAACGCCGCGATGCTGGGCGACCTCAGCCCGGTCTCGCACTATGCGCCCAAGACCTGGGAGCGGGTCTTCGCGCTCAACGTCACCGCCAACTACCGGCTGATCCGAAGCCTCGACCGGCTCCTGCGCGGGTCGGACGCGGGCCGCGCGATGTTCGTGACCTCGGGAGTGGCACGCAGCCCGGTGGCCTATTTCGGGGCCTACGCCGCCAGCAAGGCCGCGCTGGAGATGATGGTCATGATGTACGCCCGGGAAGTGGCGCTCTCGCCGCTGAAGGTGAACCTGCTGGATCCCGGCGTGGTGCGGACCAAGATGCGGGCGCACGGCTTCCCCGGCGAGGACCCGATGATCCATCCCGCCCCGGAGGAGATCACGGACCGCTTCGTCGAACTGGCCGAACCCGCTTGCCAAGTGCATGGCGAAGTCGTTTCCGTCTGA
- the purF gene encoding amidophosphoribosyltransferase, whose protein sequence is MLTTHPFDDDKLREECGVFGVYNHGEAAAVAALGLHALQHRGQEAAGIVTFDGEHYHIQHAMGQVGDNFSSQSVIAKLRGHAGIGHVRYATSGDTVLRNVQPLFADFEFGGFALAHNGNLTNALMLRRQLVRRGCLFQSTTDTEVIVHLMATARSGSVIDRMVEALRQVEGAYSLIALAKDMVIGVRDPLGVRPLVLGRVGDSHVLCSETCALDIIGADFVRDVEPGEMIVLDSSGVHSLRPFLPQHRRFCIFEYIYFARPDSVMEGNSVYEARKRIGMELARESAVDADVVIPVPDSGVPAAIGYAAESGIPFELGIIRNHYVGRTFIEPTDQIRNLGVKLKHNANRHMIEGKRVVLVDDSIVRGTTSIKIIEMVRRAGASEVHMRISSPPTSHACFYGVDTPKKEKLLAHKYSIDEMAKYIGADSLAFISIDGLYKAVNEPGRNNARPQYCDACFTGDYPIPLLDRDTPGETSEITYRAEARG, encoded by the coding sequence ATGTTGACGACCCATCCGTTCGATGACGACAAACTGCGCGAGGAGTGCGGTGTGTTCGGCGTCTACAACCACGGCGAGGCGGCTGCCGTCGCGGCGCTCGGTCTCCACGCGCTCCAGCACCGTGGGCAGGAGGCGGCGGGCATCGTCACCTTCGACGGCGAGCACTATCATATCCAGCATGCCATGGGGCAGGTCGGCGACAATTTCAGCTCGCAGTCGGTCATCGCCAAGCTGCGCGGCCATGCCGGGATCGGTCACGTCCGCTACGCCACCAGCGGCGACACGGTCCTGCGCAATGTCCAGCCGCTGTTCGCGGACTTCGAATTCGGCGGCTTCGCCCTGGCGCACAACGGCAACCTCACCAATGCGCTGATGCTTCGGCGTCAGCTGGTCCGGCGCGGTTGCCTGTTCCAGTCCACCACCGACACGGAAGTGATTGTCCACCTGATGGCGACGGCCCGCAGCGGGTCGGTGATCGACCGCATGGTCGAGGCGCTCCGCCAGGTGGAAGGCGCCTACTCGCTGATCGCCCTGGCCAAGGACATGGTGATCGGCGTGCGCGACCCGCTGGGCGTGCGCCCGCTGGTCCTGGGCCGGGTGGGCGATAGCCACGTGCTGTGCAGCGAGACCTGCGCGCTCGACATCATCGGCGCCGACTTCGTCCGCGACGTGGAGCCGGGCGAGATGATCGTCCTGGACAGCTCCGGAGTCCACAGCCTCCGCCCGTTCCTGCCGCAGCACCGCCGCTTCTGCATCTTCGAATATATCTACTTCGCCCGGCCAGACAGCGTGATGGAGGGCAATTCGGTCTACGAGGCGCGCAAGCGCATCGGCATGGAGCTGGCGCGGGAAAGCGCGGTGGATGCCGACGTGGTCATTCCGGTGCCGGACAGCGGCGTGCCGGCGGCGATCGGCTACGCGGCGGAAAGCGGCATCCCCTTCGAACTGGGCATCATCCGAAACCACTATGTGGGCCGCACCTTCATCGAGCCGACCGACCAGATCCGCAACCTCGGCGTCAAGCTGAAGCACAATGCCAACCGGCACATGATCGAGGGCAAGCGCGTCGTCCTGGTGGACGACAGCATCGTCCGCGGCACGACCTCGATCAAGATCATCGAGATGGTCCGCCGGGCCGGGGCGAGCGAAGTCCACATGCGGATCTCCAGCCCGCCGACCAGCCATGCCTGCTTCTACGGCGTCGATACGCCGAAGAAGGAGAAGCTGCTGGCGCATAAATACTCGATCGACGAGATGGCCAAGTATATCGGTGCCGACAGCCTGGCCTTCATCTCGATCGACGGTCTGTACAAGGCGGTCAACGAACCCGGCCGCAACAACGCCCGGCCGCAATATTGCGACGCCTGCTTCACCGGCGACTATCCGATCCCGCTGCTCGACCGCGATACGCCCGGCGAAACCTCGGAGATCACCTACCGCGCCGAAGCGCGCGGCTGA
- a CDS encoding CvpA family protein, giving the protein MDSTSINPTDIAVIVILLLSALLAFARGLVREVLSVGAWVGAAFATLYLFPHVLPLVQQIVAKDLIAKAVAGLGVFVTSLILLSIVSHQISKGVRGSALSAVDRSLGFVFGIARGAVIVCLAYISVSWVFPPTEQPRWLRDARTMPVIQTGAEMLRNLVPGRTGSAVETQAASGAASAKAAADKANRAIQEEALKRLSTPRPTPAAATNAGAQVPDSGYKDRDRTELDRLIETNR; this is encoded by the coding sequence ATGGACTCGACATCAATCAACCCGACCGATATCGCCGTCATCGTCATCCTGCTGCTGTCGGCCCTGCTGGCCTTCGCGCGCGGACTGGTCCGCGAGGTGCTGTCGGTCGGCGCCTGGGTCGGCGCCGCCTTCGCGACCCTGTACCTGTTTCCCCATGTCCTGCCGCTGGTCCAGCAGATCGTCGCCAAGGACCTGATCGCCAAGGCCGTGGCCGGGCTGGGAGTGTTCGTCACCTCGCTGATCCTGCTGTCGATCGTCAGCCACCAGATCTCCAAAGGCGTTCGCGGCTCGGCGCTCAGCGCCGTGGACCGCTCCCTCGGGTTCGTTTTCGGTATCGCCCGGGGTGCCGTGATCGTCTGCCTTGCCTATATCTCGGTGAGTTGGGTCTTTCCTCCCACGGAACAGCCGCGCTGGCTGCGCGACGCGCGGACCATGCCGGTGATCCAGACCGGCGCCGAGATGCTGCGCAACCTGGTGCCCGGCCGGACCGGATCGGCGGTCGAGACGCAGGCCGCGTCCGGTGCCGCCTCGGCCAAGGCGGCCGCCGACAAGGCGAACCGCGCGATCCAGGAGGAAGCCCTGAAGCGCCTGTCCACCCCCCGGCCGACGCCGGCCGCCGCGACGAACGCGGGTGCGCAGGTGCCCGACTCGGGGTATAAAGACCGGGACCGAACCGAGCTCGACCGCCTGATCGAGACCAACCGCTGA
- the radA gene encoding DNA repair protein RadA produces the protein MARSNTRYVCQSCGASSPKWSGKCDSCGEWNTLVEEAVPESAPKGLGRTAGTGRRIDFVDLKGVSEKAPRRITGIAEYDRVCGGGMVPGSALLVGGDPGIGKSTLLLQVVCSLARNLRCAYISGEEAVDQVRMRASRLGTSESAVELAAATNVRDIVASLDAADAPGLCIIDSIQTMYVDTLDSAPGTVAQVRASAQELIRVAKRRGIILVLVGHVTKEGTIAGPRVLEHMVDTVLYFEGERGHQFRILRAVKNRFGPTDEIGVFEMTDSGLTEVSNPSELFLAERRGDVSGACVFAGLEGTRPVLVEIQALVAPSPLGTPRRAVVGWDSGRLAMVLAVLEARCGVAIGANDVYLNVAGGLRIGEPAADLAVAAALVSSLTGEPVPADTVVFGEIGLSGEIRAVSQTDVRLKEAAKLGFEKSLMPTQRSRKSGGRSDAGIRRIELAHLEDLIPMFQEPRAAASAGRART, from the coding sequence TTGGCCCGTTCCAACACACGTTACGTCTGCCAGTCCTGCGGCGCCAGCTCTCCGAAATGGAGCGGCAAGTGCGACTCATGCGGCGAGTGGAACACCCTGGTGGAAGAGGCGGTCCCGGAAAGCGCCCCCAAGGGGCTGGGCCGCACGGCCGGCACGGGGCGGCGGATCGATTTCGTCGATCTCAAGGGTGTTTCCGAGAAGGCCCCCCGGCGCATCACCGGCATCGCGGAGTATGACCGCGTCTGCGGCGGCGGCATGGTGCCGGGGTCTGCCCTGCTGGTCGGCGGCGATCCCGGGATCGGCAAATCCACCCTTCTGCTCCAGGTCGTGTGCAGCCTCGCCCGGAACCTCCGCTGCGCCTACATCTCGGGCGAGGAGGCGGTCGATCAGGTCAGGATGCGCGCCTCTCGCCTCGGCACCAGCGAGTCCGCGGTCGAGCTCGCCGCGGCGACCAACGTCCGCGACATCGTTGCCTCCCTCGACGCCGCCGACGCGCCGGGCCTGTGCATCATCGACTCGATCCAGACCATGTACGTCGACACGCTGGACAGCGCACCGGGCACGGTCGCCCAGGTGCGCGCCTCGGCCCAGGAACTGATCCGGGTCGCCAAGCGGCGCGGCATCATCCTGGTCCTGGTCGGGCATGTCACCAAGGAAGGCACGATCGCGGGTCCGCGGGTGCTCGAGCACATGGTCGATACCGTGCTCTATTTCGAAGGGGAGCGCGGCCACCAGTTCCGTATCCTGCGCGCCGTCAAGAACCGCTTCGGCCCGACCGACGAGATCGGCGTGTTCGAGATGACCGACTCCGGCCTGACCGAAGTGTCGAACCCGTCCGAGCTGTTCCTGGCGGAACGGCGGGGCGACGTGTCCGGCGCCTGCGTCTTCGCCGGGCTGGAAGGAACCCGTCCCGTGCTGGTCGAGATTCAGGCCCTGGTCGCCCCCTCCCCGCTCGGCACGCCGCGCCGCGCGGTGGTCGGCTGGGACAGCGGCAGGCTCGCCATGGTGCTCGCCGTGCTGGAGGCGCGCTGCGGCGTCGCGATCGGCGCCAACGACGTCTACCTGAACGTGGCCGGCGGCCTGCGGATCGGCGAGCCCGCCGCCGACCTGGCGGTCGCCGCGGCGCTGGTGTCGTCGCTGACCGGAGAGCCGGTGCCGGCAGACACGGTGGTGTTCGGCGAGATCGGGCTATCGGGCGAGATCCGAGCGGTCAGCCAGACTGACGTCCGCCTGAAGGAGGCCGCGAAGCTCGGTTTCGAGAAGTCCCTGATGCCAACGCAGCGCAGCCGGAAATCGGGCGGCCGGAGCGATGCCGGCATCCGCAGGATCGAACTGGCCCACCTGGAGGACCTGATCCCCATGTTCCAGGAACCCCGCGCCGCAGCGTCCGCCGGGCGGGCGCGCACCTGA
- a CDS encoding ABC transporter ATP-binding protein: MTHTAVGKPADAAPGVRAEAGTPKLKLSGVHKSFGSKHVLNGLDLEVGRAESLVVIGGSGTGKSVMLKCALGLMHPDSGSIKIDGEETANLRPRDRERVMRKFGMLFQGAALFDSLPVWENVAFGLIQGENMSRGKAREIAVEKLSAVGLAREVADLFPAELSGGMQKRVGLARAIATQPEIIFFDEPTTGLDPIMADVINDLIIKCVKDLGATALSITHDMASARKIADRIAMIYKGKIIWSGPVSEIDNSGNPYVDQFIHGRADGPIQMEVMQP, from the coding sequence ATGACACATACCGCAGTGGGGAAGCCGGCCGATGCAGCGCCCGGGGTTCGGGCCGAGGCCGGGACGCCGAAGCTGAAGCTGTCCGGCGTCCACAAGTCGTTCGGCAGCAAGCATGTGCTGAACGGCCTCGACCTGGAAGTCGGACGCGCGGAATCGCTGGTGGTGATCGGCGGGTCGGGCACCGGCAAATCGGTGATGCTGAAATGCGCGCTGGGCCTGATGCATCCCGACAGCGGCTCGATCAAGATCGACGGGGAGGAGACCGCCAACCTGCGCCCGCGCGACCGCGAGCGGGTGATGCGCAAGTTCGGCATGCTGTTCCAGGGGGCCGCCCTGTTCGACAGCCTGCCCGTGTGGGAGAACGTCGCCTTCGGTCTGATCCAGGGCGAGAACATGTCCCGGGGCAAGGCGCGGGAGATCGCGGTCGAGAAGCTGTCCGCGGTCGGCCTCGCCCGGGAAGTGGCCGACCTGTTCCCCGCCGAACTGTCCGGCGGCATGCAGAAGCGCGTCGGCCTGGCCCGTGCAATCGCCACCCAGCCGGAAATCATATTCTTCGACGAGCCGACCACCGGCCTCGACCCCATCATGGCCGACGTGATCAACGACCTGATCATCAAATGCGTCAAGGACCTGGGCGCCACCGCCCTGTCGATCACCCATGACATGGCGAGTGCGCGCAAGATCGCCGACCGGATCGCGATGATCTACAAGGGCAAGATCATCTGGAGCGGCCCGGTGTCGGAGATCGACAATTCGGGCAATCCCTATGTCGACCAGTTCATCCACGGTCGTGCCGACGGGCCGATCCAGATGGAGGTCATGCAACCCTGA
- a CDS encoding MlaE family ABC transporter permease: protein MGFLTTTGRAFLIFLEATGRLMLFTGVAVSHCFRPPFYLRLIGRQMIDIGYYSLPVVGLTALFTGMVLALQSYTGFARFQAEGAVATVVVLSVTRELGPVLAGLMVAGRIGASMAAEIGTMRVTEQVDALSTLATNPFKYLVVPRLVAGLTMLPLLVVVADIIGVFGGFLIGVYRLDFNPAAYIGRTWEYLVPMDVISGLVKAAVFGFVIALMGCYHGYQSRGGAQGVGAATTNAVVSSSILILVFNYLITGLFFSR, encoded by the coding sequence ATGGGCTTCCTGACCACGACCGGCCGCGCCTTCCTGATATTTCTGGAGGCGACCGGCCGGCTGATGCTGTTTACCGGTGTCGCCGTCTCGCACTGCTTCCGGCCTCCGTTCTATCTGCGCCTGATCGGCCGGCAGATGATCGACATAGGCTATTATTCGCTGCCGGTCGTCGGGCTGACCGCCCTGTTCACCGGCATGGTGCTGGCCTTGCAGAGCTATACCGGCTTCGCCCGCTTCCAGGCGGAAGGCGCCGTGGCGACGGTGGTCGTGCTCTCCGTCACGCGCGAACTGGGGCCGGTGCTCGCCGGCCTCATGGTGGCCGGCCGCATCGGCGCCTCGATGGCTGCCGAGATCGGGACCATGCGGGTGACCGAACAGGTCGACGCACTGTCCACCCTGGCGACCAACCCCTTCAAGTACCTGGTGGTGCCCCGCCTCGTCGCCGGGCTCACCATGCTGCCCCTGCTGGTCGTCGTCGCCGACATCATCGGCGTCTTCGGCGGGTTCCTGATCGGTGTCTACCGGCTGGACTTCAACCCGGCCGCCTATATCGGCCGCACCTGGGAATACCTGGTGCCGATGGACGTCATCTCCGGCCTGGTGAAGGCGGCGGTCTTCGGGTTCGTGATCGCACTGATGGGCTGCTACCACGGCTACCAGTCGCGCGGCGGCGCCCAGGGCGTGGGCGCCGCGACGACCAACGCGGTCGTGTCCTCCTCCATCCTGATCCTGGTGTTCAATTACCTGATCACCGGCCTGTTCTTTTCGCGATGA
- a CDS encoding replicative DNA helicase, whose protein sequence is MTTDPRAARPADAAGRRPSYRITPHNAEAEQSLLGAILTNNKAYEKVGEFLKPEHFYDPVHSRIFETIHTLIQRGEVADPITLKRYFEGDPALESVGGVGYLAELAGSVVSVVNSEHYGRIIHDMYLRRQLIDMGEDMVNEAYSHNLEGAALEQIEGAEKKLFDLATTGDIQGGFQPFSQSLRVAIEMAEEAFKRDSQVTGVTTGLIDLDRKLGGLHPSDLLILAGRPSMGKTALATNIAFAAAKAHLRTDGKEGAGVAFFSLEMSAEQLATRILADEAQVASEKIRRGDLKPEDFQRFSEASSILSRVPFYVDDTPALSIAAVRTRSRRLARTSGGLGLIVVDYLQLLRGSGGKGNENRVQEISEITRGLKAIAKELDVPVMALSQLSRAVEQREDKRPQLSDLRESGSIEQDADVVMFVFREQYYLERAEPSRRPDEADDKFNDRYQRWQQRLGEVHNTGEVIIAKQRHGPIGTVRLFFDGQYTKFGDLDQSHPGGGGGDYE, encoded by the coding sequence ATGACCACTGATCCTCGCGCCGCCCGCCCCGCGGATGCTGCCGGACGACGCCCCAGCTACCGAATCACCCCGCACAACGCCGAGGCTGAACAGAGCCTGCTGGGCGCCATCCTGACCAACAACAAGGCCTACGAGAAGGTCGGCGAGTTCCTGAAGCCGGAGCATTTCTACGATCCGGTCCACAGCCGAATCTTCGAGACGATCCATACCCTGATCCAGCGCGGCGAGGTCGCGGACCCGATCACGCTGAAGCGCTATTTCGAAGGCGATCCGGCGCTCGAGAGCGTCGGCGGCGTCGGCTACCTGGCCGAACTGGCCGGCAGCGTGGTCTCGGTGGTCAATTCCGAGCATTACGGCCGAATCATCCACGACATGTACCTCCGCCGCCAGCTCATCGACATGGGCGAGGACATGGTCAACGAGGCCTACAGCCACAACCTCGAGGGGGCGGCCCTCGAGCAGATCGAAGGGGCGGAGAAGAAGCTCTTCGACCTGGCGACCACGGGCGACATCCAGGGCGGGTTCCAGCCGTTCAGCCAATCGCTCCGAGTCGCCATTGAGATGGCGGAGGAGGCGTTCAAGCGGGACAGCCAGGTCACCGGTGTCACCACCGGCCTGATCGATCTGGACCGCAAGCTGGGCGGCCTCCATCCCAGCGACCTGCTGATCCTCGCCGGGCGCCCGTCCATGGGCAAGACCGCGCTCGCCACCAACATCGCGTTCGCCGCGGCCAAGGCACACCTGCGCACCGACGGCAAGGAGGGCGCCGGGGTCGCCTTCTTCTCGCTGGAAATGTCTGCCGAGCAGCTGGCCACCCGTATCCTGGCAGACGAGGCGCAGGTCGCCTCGGAGAAGATCCGGCGCGGCGACCTGAAGCCGGAAGACTTCCAGCGCTTCTCGGAAGCCAGCAGCATCCTGTCGCGCGTCCCCTTCTATGTGGACGACACGCCGGCCTTGAGCATCGCGGCGGTCCGGACCCGGTCGCGCCGGCTGGCGCGCACGTCGGGCGGCCTCGGGCTGATCGTGGTCGACTACCTTCAGCTGCTGCGCGGCTCCGGAGGCAAGGGCAACGAGAACCGGGTGCAGGAAATCTCCGAGATCACCCGCGGCCTCAAGGCCATCGCGAAGGAGCTGGACGTCCCGGTCATGGCCCTATCCCAGTTGTCCCGCGCCGTCGAGCAGCGCGAGGACAAGCGGCCCCAGCTGTCCGACTTGCGTGAGTCCGGCTCGATCGAGCAGGACGCCGACGTGGTCATGTTCGTCTTCCGCGAGCAGTACTACCTGGAACGGGCCGAACCGAGCCGGCGGCCCGACGAGGCCGACGACAAGTTCAACGACCGCTACCAGCGCTGGCAGCAGCGGCTGGGCGAGGTCCACAATACAGGCGAAGTCATCATCGCCAAGCAGCGCCACGGACCGATCGGTACGGTTCGCCTGTTCTTCGACGGCCAGTACACCAAGTTCGGCGACCTGGACCAGAGCCACCCGGGCGGCGGCGGCGGCGACTACGAGTGA
- a CDS encoding IS110 family RNA-guided transposase has product MPCQVYCIGIDASTQFLDTHGLPGHTRRRLPNSPESHGELATILSALREGGNDVLVVMEASGGCERGLHHALAAAGVATAIVNPKRVRDFARSNGWLAKTDRVDARALKAFGEANRPRATPIPEPVRAELIELLDYRDQVLAEITARSHQIEHFHSEAMRQVAGAALEALRGQAAELAEQIAMTVYCDAELSRRAALLRSFKGVGPLTSAMLVAYLPELGSLNEKQVASLAGLAPFACDSGTLRGVRRIYGGRAKVRHALFHVARIGLRWNPVLKKLYERLKARGKAGKVALVACMRKALVMLNALLKAGEPWDPDHEAKKADQAALRKTATAVAEATSPAAA; this is encoded by the coding sequence ATGCCTTGCCAAGTCTACTGCATCGGCATCGATGCCTCCACCCAGTTTCTCGATACCCACGGCCTGCCGGGCCACACCCGCCGGCGCCTGCCCAACAGCCCGGAAAGCCATGGCGAGTTGGCCACTATCCTGAGCGCGCTGCGCGAGGGCGGCAACGACGTGCTGGTCGTCATGGAAGCGTCGGGCGGCTGCGAGCGCGGCCTGCATCACGCCCTGGCCGCGGCCGGCGTAGCGACGGCCATCGTCAACCCCAAGCGGGTGCGGGACTTCGCCCGCTCGAACGGCTGGCTGGCCAAAACCGACCGGGTCGACGCCCGGGCGCTCAAGGCGTTCGGCGAGGCCAACCGGCCGCGCGCCACCCCGATTCCGGAGCCGGTCCGCGCCGAGTTGATCGAGCTGCTCGACTACCGCGACCAGGTGCTGGCCGAGATCACTGCCCGGTCTCATCAGATCGAGCACTTCCACTCCGAGGCGATGCGCCAGGTTGCCGGCGCCGCGCTGGAGGCGCTCCGGGGCCAGGCGGCCGAGTTGGCCGAGCAGATCGCGATGACCGTCTACTGCGACGCCGAGCTGAGCCGGCGCGCTGCGCTGCTGCGCAGCTTCAAGGGCGTCGGGCCGCTGACCTCGGCCATGCTGGTCGCCTATCTGCCCGAACTCGGCTCGCTGAACGAGAAGCAGGTAGCCAGCCTGGCCGGGCTTGCGCCGTTCGCCTGCGACAGCGGCACGTTGCGGGGGGTGCGCCGGATTTACGGCGGCCGCGCCAAGGTGCGCCATGCGCTGTTCCACGTCGCCCGCATCGGTCTGCGCTGGAACCCGGTGCTCAAGAAGTTGTACGAGCGCCTCAAGGCGCGCGGCAAAGCGGGGAAGGTGGCGCTGGTCGCCTGCATGCGCAAGGCCCTGGTGATGCTCAACGCCCTGCTCAAGGCGGGTGAGCCTTGGGACCCGGACCACGAAGCGAAAAAGGCCGACCAGGCGGCATTGCGCAAGACGGCCACGGCTGTGGCCGAGGCTACGTCCCCGGCCGCCGCCTGA